The proteins below come from a single Balaenoptera acutorostrata chromosome 2, mBalAcu1.1, whole genome shotgun sequence genomic window:
- the BEST2 gene encoding bestrophin-2 — protein sequence MTVTYTACVANARFGGFSKLLLLWRGSIYKLLWRELLCFLGLYMALSAAYRFVLTEEQKRYFEKLVLYCDQYASLIPVSFVLGFYVTLVVHRWWNQYLCMPLPDALMCVVVGTVHGRDERGRLYRRTLMRYAGLSAVLILRSVSTAVFKRFPTIDHVVEAGFMTREERKKFENLNSSYNKYWVPCVWFSNLAAQARREGRIRDNGALKLLLEELTVFRGKCGMLFHYDWISVPLVYTQVVTIAVYSYFLACLIGRQFLDPAQGYKDHDLDLCVPVFTLLQFFFYAGWLKVAEQLINPFGEDDDDFETNFLIDRNFQVSMLAVDEMYDDLAMLEKDLYWDAAEARAPYTAATAFLLQQPSFQGSTFDITLAKEDMQFQRQDGVDAPLSDAHGDFLQRLLPVGAGMAAGGLLGRRLSLLRRKNSCVSEESTAASCACAGAPDGSAPECSCGDPLLDLGLPEPESEPHAGHEPPAPGPPAEPFTVVPMPGPRGPAPPWLPSPIGEEEESLT from the exons ATGACCGTCACGTACACAGCTTGCGTGGCGAACGCGCGCTTCGGCGGCTTCTcgaagctgctgctgctgtggcGCGGGAGCATCTACAAACTTCTGTGGCGCGAGCTGCTGTGTTTCCTTGGGCTCTACATGGCGCTGAGTGCCGCCTATCG CTTCGTGCTGACCGAAGAGCAGAAGCGCTACTTTGAGAAGCTCGTTCTTTACTGCGACCAGTACGCCAGTCTCATCCCGGTCTCTTTTGTCCTCG GCTTCTACGTAACGCTGGTGGTGCACCGCTGGTGGAACCAGTACCTATGCATGCCCCTGCCCGACGCGCTCATGTGCGTGGTGGTCGGCACAGTGCACGGGCGCGACGAGCGCGGCCGCCTCTACCGACGCACGCTCATGCGCTATGCAGGGCTCTCTGCTGTGCTTATCCTGCGCTCTGTCAGCACCGCTGTCTTCAAGCGCTTCCCCACCATAGACCATGTGGTGGAAGCAG GGTTTATGACCCGCGAGGAGCGCAAGAAGTTCGAGAACCTGAACTCATCCTACAACAAGTACTGGGTGCCTTGCGTCTGGTTCTCCAACCTGGCGGCGCAGGCTCGGCGCGAGGGCCGCATCCGCGACAACGGCGCCCTTAAGCTGCTGCTGGAG GAGCTGACTGTGTTTCGGGGCAAGTGTGGGATGCTCTTTCACTACGACTGGATTAGCGTACCCCTTGTCTACACCCAG gtggTGACCATCGCTGTGTACAGCTACTTCCTGGCCTGCCTCATCGGTCGCCAGTTCCTGGACCCGGCGCAGGGCTACAAAGACCACGACCTGGACCTGTGCGTGCCCGTATTCACACTGCTGCAGTTCTTCTTCTACGCGGGCTGGCTCAAG GTAGCTGAGCAGCTCATCAACCCCTTCGGAGAGGACGACGATGACTTTGAGACCAACTTTCTGATCGACCGCAACTTCCAA GTGTCAATGCTGGCCGTGGACGAGATGTACGACGACCTGGCCATGCTGGAGAAAGACCTGTACTGGGACGCAGCTGAGGCTCGCGCTCCCTACACCGCGGCCACCGCCTTCCTGTTGCAGCAGCCCTCCTTCCAGGGCTCCACCTTCGACATCAC GCTGGCCAAGGAGGACATGCAGTTCCAGCGGCAGGACGGCGTGGATGCGCCGCTGAGCGATGCACACGGCGACTTCCTGCAGCGCCTCCTGCCGGTGGGCGCGGGCATGGCCGCTGGAGGCCTGCTGGGCCGGCGCCTGTCTTTACTGCGCCGCAAGAACAGCTGCGTGTCGGAGGAATCCACAGCCGCCAGCTGCGCATGCGCGGGCGCCCCTGATGGCTCGGCCCCAGAGTGCAGTTGCGGTGACCCGCTGCTAGACTTAGGCCTGCCGGAGCCGGAGTCTGAGCCCCACGCCGGCCATGAGCCGCCAGCCCCCGGACCACCCGCCGAGCCCTTCACCGTTGTGCCAATGCCCGGGCCCCGGGGGCCGGCTCCACCCTGGCTGCCCAGCCCCATTGGCGAGGAGGAGGAGAGTCTAACCTGA